The window CAGCAACAGACAGAGAACTTGATACTCTAATTACAGAAAATCATAAAGCTGATTTACTACTTTTAGGGTAATTTCTTTTACTTGAATAGCTTCCTTTTTACCACAGAAttggtattttctttcaaatttaaCCCTCCTCTAGTATATGCTGTACAGACcattttgatttttccttttttcttgtacTCCTTCATCCACTAATTCATAATTACACCTTGTGTAGTAAAGCTTCTTAAGTTATTCAAAAGCACGCACAACCAACAGCCTGTTCACACATGACACAGAGTGCTGGTTTTACCAAGCAGTTGCCTTGCTGAAGTCTGCAGTTAAAACAAAGGTGATgccagaaaagttaaaaaaagaagaaagaaaaaaccccaaacaaaataaaataaaataaaacaaaacaacaacaacaaaaaagcaggtACCCTCCAACTGAGAGCACTggagaaaaaagttaaaaaccaTGGAGGAGGAGATGTCCTCAGAGGCACTGAGGACAAAATCATTTTCATTGTAAGTTCACTGACATAGTCTAGAGCACCTTTTCAGattaagaaaaccaaagaaaaaaatgttatgatTTTTTCAGCAGTAGACAAATTGtccatttaattaaaaacagcTACActgggactcttcatcagggactgtagtgataggaagaggagtaatgggtttaaatttaaacaagggaagtttaggctagatataagaaagaagttctttactttgagggtggtgaggcactggaacaggtccAAAGAAGTCGTAAATGCTCCATTCTTGGCAGTATTccaaggcaaggttggacagagccttgggtgacatggtctagtgagaggtgtccctgcccatggcaagggggttggaactagacaatcttaCGGTccttccaaacctaactattctatgattagtagaaaaaaaaattgctcagCAAATgaccactttaaaaaaaattaaatctgatcCCTTTTAAAGATAGCACTATAAAGATTTTTAGCAAACTGTTCTGAAAATTTACAGAGGCATACATGAAAAGAGGAAGTTAATGCATTCTCTTGTATCATCTTTGATATTCTAATGTTTCAGCAAGCATTTAAGTCACACAAGTATAGCTGTTTGTAGTTATCTAACGTGTGTGTAAACACGTACATAAACACTATGTCAAGAAACAGGACTGCTTCCTTGAATGGCCTAAGCTTTTCATAAGCACAGATGCTCTAGACATTTGGGGGTGCTATTTTATTTATGCAATCAACAGTTAATAGGTCAGCACACTcagatttttaaagctaaaaaagTACCTACTTAcatttttccagaaaatttcCATGAGTCTTTAACACTAGAAAGTTTAGTTTAATATAACTAATGCAGGCTATATATAGGTATGCGCTTgtgtaaaacaaagcaaagcttaAAGATTCTGACATAAAGTCAAATCATTGAACTTGTAACAAAcccattaaaacattaaaaatactctTTGATAGGGCACAATACCGGCTTTTAGTGAGTCCTCCTCGAATGAAGAACACCCCAGCTGCATCAGAATCTAAGTGCAATACTTGAAATTTCAGTTCATCGCCTATTTTTAACCCCAGGTCTTGCCACTGTGCAACTGACATTTGTTCAGGTTTAGGGATAGAAGCATTGAAGCATCCATGTATCAGGCAGCCAATATGACTAGGGGCCACTTTATTAATTACaccctaaaaaagaaaaagaacatcaTATGAAGCTATAATAAAGATCACATGTGGTATATATTTAGTTCCTTACATGGACACCTCTCAACAAAGTTGATGCACAAGTTATGAAATCAGTTTATCTAACAAATAAGTTAACTCTTTTTCACTAAAATCAAAGCTATTGCTATATACTCTTCATATGATTCCTCCAAAAACAGAATTAACCTCTACCTGCaagataaaaaaatcaaaacgAGGGATTTAGCCATAGTGAGTAGCTGAATAGAACAGATAACTCTTTCCTACAGCCACCAACTTTGCTTTAGAGCCATTTTAAGTCTGATTTACTTGCCTGTAACAAACAGCTTTCAGGATGGCACAGAACTACTTGGCAGCCAAAGATGCAGATGGCACAGCTTTTAAGTTCATTAATGGGGTTTCTGCCACATTTACATGTCTAAACGTCATTGacctttgttttcctcaaaGATGAATGAAAGACAATGAGGGttttctcattctcttctgAGCAAGAGCACACATTCACTTCTTAATCACATTTAGAAAGATAGAAACATACAAGCTATGCTGTGAAAGGTATGACACAACAAGGAATGTAAGCCAACTGCCAACTTATTTTTCCCCAAGTACTGATGCAAGGACATTAACAAGCTTACAGCTGTTTAGAGAGCCATACGTTTCCTTTTATGGGAAGGCAGGCTTCAGTTTTATGTACTGCTCTTGAACTTAAGGAACTAAACTTGTGAGAACATCCTAAATATTCCTGCCACTATTAAGTAAGAACAAGCAAAGTTGTTTGATAACTATCTGCTCTTCAGAAGGAAGCATCAGTATCAATGATAGCCAGAATTATGATCTGGTATAATAATAAATCTTTATGATACAATATTTTCATAACATATATGTGAGAAACCTGCTCAGCAATCAAAATTTCACATACGGAAATTGTGAAGCAAAGAGCCCTTTAATAGCAGCATTCTGGGTGCATCACCTATGGACAGATGTGCGCACCCGCCCAGTGGATATTTACAGTTTATACATCTTTCTAGGTTTCGTTTCCTGATTATGCTCGCCCTCTTCTGAGAAACGATTTACATTTTCCGAGAGCCCAAACCGCTCCCCTTTGACAGCTCTCGGAGGGTCTCTGGTGGTCGTAGGGAGGAAGGCTCTGAGTCTTCCTTAAGAATGAACTTCTGAACTTTGCTTCTGGCGCGTACGTTCAAGCATTGCAGTTACATAAACTTATCTGTATAACATACTGCGTATAGATGCTCCTATCACCGAATGCAAACTCCCTTGTCTGGGGCCCACATCCTGGAACCCCACGTCCTACAGACTTTCCATTCTGCCTATAGCTTGCTCACAACAAAACCTCCTACATTTTTCTCacaatatatgtattttctgtattttgtctgaacatatatgtatttaacaCATAAATGGACGGACaattcagattaaaataaacactactactacaaacagcTAATAAACTGCTGTAAACTATAAAATAAACTACTAACATAAACTAAAACATAACTCTACCGAAGTCTCAGACCTCTGATGATGATGGAGACAAGCCatgctttatttaaaagaaacgCAGCCCCGTGAGATGCCAACACGTTTACCTACCACcagtttcttccctttcttggGGCTGAAGATCACGAAATCAGCCTCGATGTTCAGGTGAATGAATCCTTGGTCGTCGTAAATGTCCCCGAGCTCCCCCACCACTTTAATGTTGTCGTAAGCCACCGGCACACCCTGAAGGCTGTAAGAAAAGGGGGAGCACCGTTAGCTGTTAAATCGCAGGCATCCACCACCGGGCCGGGGGACGTCAGGCGGGTTGAGGCCTCCTCCGAGCCGAGTCCAGTCCCCGGCCGCACCTCTCTGAGTACCGCAGGAGCTCGGCGTCCAGCTGGGCGCGGATGCCGGTGCGCTTGCGGCCCAGGTAGCGCGGGGCCAGCGCGACATGCCTGCGGTGCGGCGCCACCACCAGGCACGAATAACGCTGCCACACTAGGCCGCAGGCCACGGCAAAGGAGGGGATGGCGGCAGCGGGGGGCGGCGGCCCCTCCACGGCCATGCTGCTGACAGGTGGTGGCAGCGTCTGCACACGCCGCGGCGCGCTGCGATGGCGTCACCATCCGGCGGCGCGGGATGGCGATATCGCGGAGGGCGCGTTTCCGAGTGCTGGCGGCGGGAAGTCGCGTGGTCGGAGCGCCGCTAGTGCGGCCCGTCATGGCGGAGCAGGCGGTGTGGCTGCTGTGTGCTTCATACCAGAGTACTGCGGGGTCACGCCTGCCTCCCGGCTCTACCGGAGGATCTGTCCGCGTAATCCACACATACAGCGTCTCAGACCACTCTTCAGCTTATACCTACACGATCAGCattgttaattttctttgttgaaCTGATTTATATAGATAGAAGGAAGgagttatttactgtgagagtgctgagacactggtccaggttgcccagagaggatgtggctgccccatgcctggaagtgttcaagttggatggggctttgctcAACCTGGGCTACTGGAAGATGTCGGTGCCCATGTCAGGTGGGTTGGAGATAGATGAGCttttaacatcctttccaacccaaaccattctgtgatcatATGATTATATGATTTCTGCATCTAATGACGCCTCCTCACACATCCATTTTCCCCATGAACCTAAATCAGACATTTGGTGGTTTAGACAAAAGACTGTATTACAATGTCATCATAAATTTAAATCAAATATTTGATAATTTAGGCAAAAGGCATGATTTCAAGTTACCTTAAATGGTGTTCTTCATATATGgcaattttaaatgcagaacTTGTTTTCTGTTCGTAGGGTGTGTATCTTAATACTAGAAGACATTCTTAAATACtagaagacagaagaaagataAGTCACAAAAAGAGATGCTAGTGCACCACGTACTACCATGACATACAAAGTGAGGTGCAGTAATAGGgaatagggaaaaaagaaagcttatCAACCTGTTGTAACCAACTGAACTTGTGGCTACTTAGTGAAGACTTTATCTAGAGGTGTCAGTCAGACTTTATAAGAGCACAAAATTGCACAGTATTGTCTTAAGACTTTATTTTGAACTAATTGAACAGATGCAAAACCTTGAAAAGGTATTGAGGTATTGGTATCAAAGGTTTCTTTGATTTAAATCAAATTTGAATCAGCTTAACTTGTTTTAGTAAATGTGTACTTTGAAACTTATGGATCCACATGCAGAGTTATAAAAatgatttatatatatttattaaaggTGCTAAAATTCCTTACATGTTGTGGAGGCTTCAGAAACACTGTTGATCTGTAAAAACAAGCCTTATGTCAGAAGTCCTTGAACTTCCAATAAAATGTTACGTATGCAAAAGCCTTTGAAACTACTCAAGTACTACATCACCAGGTTTTCTTTGACTGGATGTACTGTGAAGACAGGATGTTGGTAGTTTTCACAGGTAGAACAAATGATACAATTTGCAGTACTTCACTGCAAGTAAAGTTGGATTAGTGTGAAAGAACTGACATAAAAATGGCTTTCAGATGTCATACTGAACTTgcaaaattaaaggaaaaatgtcttaaaCGACTGTAATCTGTATTCTCTTGTGGCTTTAATCCTCCAAGGTATTTAATGTTGGTTGAAATTAATTGTATGTTATATGCTGTCAGTTTTCTGCCAGCACTATCtgaattttttatctttttagaTCATACTTAAACTTCGCGACGTGCTTTCAATCTTAAAGACCTTATACAATAACTGCCTGCACTTCTATTCTTAAATGAAATATACATTTTATAACCCTTGTTTATGAGTGGATTTAATTTGCAGTGAGAACACTAAGGGCTACACTCAGATTTATTCAGGATAATAAAAACCTGACTGTGCTCCTTCAAGAAATACTCAGAGTAAGACAGAAAGGCAACATGAACAAAAATGTGGATTTGTGTCTTTCTCCCTGCAGGCAGGTTGGGCAAGGTGGTGCCAAAAGGGCTCCCTCTTTCTGCTACTGTACCAGTCTGGGGTTGTCCTCATGGACTTCTGTCCCCAGAAAACTCTCTACAGAGATCAGCTCTGCACTATATAGTTGAATCTCCATTTATTCCTGCTACTGTGCTTTGGATTTCGTTGTAAAGTGCTCTTGGAACTTCCAGATTTCCATTCAAGCTAAAGTAATCTGGAGAATGAGCTTTAAATCCAGTAAGGAGAATCAGCCACATATCCAGCACCTTAGctggtgttttcttttattcccatACAGTCATTGCCATCCTCAATCCTGGTCTCTGAATTGGCATCGTATGTTGGGTAGAAGCCTCATCCAACTGCCCATTCATGCTTTTTTGTGTCAGTTGCAGCTCAGTCATTCAGAGGACAGCCTCCATCCAGCATTAAAAGCCTGGAAGTCTTAGCTATGGTGGAATATAAAGCTTCTTGTGCAGAGTGGAAGAGTGCCTGTGGCACTATGCTGGAGTAGAAGATACACTCCTTCTTAGGGCTGTGTGCTCGAAGGACTCAGTGTGGTTTGAAACTGAATTCATCCCAGGTTCCTCATCACACAACTTGTGCtctataaaaaagagaaatgaagaaatgccTCACATTTACAAAGAAAGGGTCAATACAGTAGAAAACTaatgcttttcttccccccccccccccagtattTTAGCTGGCTTCACATTTTTCATGTGCTATCATAAAAACCTACAGTATTTGTAATGATGCTTGTTGCTTTGGTACTTAGAATGAAGAATCAGTACTCAAACTCTCAGTTTTGCTTGAAGTTGTGTGGTTTGCTTCACTATCTTTGAGTCTCATCCCAAATAGAGACTAATCCTAGCATGTTTGGTCATTGAGAATTAAGCCTATAAATGTAATTGAGGGTCTCAAGTTGTGGCCCTAAATATGGAATTCTGTTAGGTTAGTTTTGTGGAAGTTTCTTTTTGAGAAAGTCACCATTCAATTACATATAAAATTGATTAAGAAACTAGTTAATAAGGGATTAGCTAAAGTTACAGTAATTACAGGAGTAAAAACTCATTTGACTGGAAATTCAAGAAGAATTATGTTGTTAACCTCAGGCAAAAAATTGATTTAAGCAAATACATGATGAGATGATGGGTACTGTCAGTGGCCAAAGAAGGTAGGTACTCCTGTCAGTGTATCAGGCATCTCTGTACCGCTGGGTTTGTAGAGAAACAGTGTACCAAATTCTGAAAATCCACCAGATGGCACACTAAAGCCTTGATACTGGAAAGTGCTGTCATCCAGGAGAGCCACAGTAACTTCAGGGCAGGCTGAAAATTTGATGTGCGTTATgactctgctttgctttgtcaGGAATTACTAGGCCAATCTTTAATAGCTAGAAAATCAATTAGAGAAACattaagggaaagaaatgggaaaaaatgacacgtttttttttttcagctaataATTTGTATTGATTTGTAGTGATGTTTATAGTGTCTGGGATGGACATCTAACAGCTGGGGACTGGCTTAATTTGCATCTGGCCCTTGATTCTCCAAGTAGGTTGTTGCCTGCCAGGAAATGGCTGATATGGCTGATGATCACTGTTAACCTACACCGTGAACCACTCTTCCGGagagaaaacatcttttctataaatatattACTGAAAAAACTGTATCCAAGTAGCTGTCTCAGCTTACATCTGTGGAagtcggtgctgggaccagtgcataatattttcatcaacaacctggatgagggaactgagtgtaccctcagcaagttcactgatgacactaaattgggaggagtggctgacacaccagaaggctgtgttgccattcagtgagacctggacaggctggagagttgggcggggagaaacttgatgaaattcaacaagggcaagtgtagagtcttgcatctggggaagaacaaccccatgtaccagtacaggttgggggttgacctgctggaaaggagtgaaggggaaag of the Melopsittacus undulatus isolate bMelUnd1 chromosome 1, bMelUnd1.mat.Z, whole genome shotgun sequence genome contains:
- the POLR1F gene encoding DNA-directed RNA polymerase I subunit RPA43, with translation MAVEGPPPPAAAIPSFAVACGLVWQRYSCLVVAPHRRHVALAPRYLGRKRTGIRAQLDAELLRYSESLQGVPVAYDNIKVVGELGDIYDDQGFIHLNIEADFVIFSPKKGKKLVGVINKVAPSHIGCLIHGCFNASIPKPEQMSVAQWQDLGLKIGDELKFQVLHLDSDAAGVFFIRGGLTKSRMKPKKSEAVTDSTNGDETQKLDHQENSLNDSGGDNVTEEPLDATNNTGKENAEEQSVSAMNGLCDDKNKKKKKKKTHKQEEQEHVLPTTDSSGYQSDHKKSKKKKRKHCSEVEGSELSQLSQEPKAKKAKKGLES